ACCTTATCTTGGTTCACAACTCGCCAAACTGGCAGCAGGCGAAGACATCGAACTAGACCTCGACCAGTACGATGTCTCAGGAGCAATCAGCGATAATATTTCCTAGGCAATGAAAAAGCAAGCAGGACAACCTGAAATAGGGGGTGTCCTGCTTGCTTTTTGCATATTGGTTTTTAAGTCCATAAAGGCAGGAGATTATGAAAAAGGTAAAAGGAATTGCTTTGCATTGGCAGAAAAGAGCAGAGAAATCTAAAAAGGGTAAATGAAAAGGTTCCTACTGATTTGATTTAAGCAAGAGACCTTAATTTCAGTAAATGGTTTCTGTAAAGAATCTTTAATTTGGTGATGAAAGCAACACAGATTACGAAAAGAGTATTACCAAAAAAATATTCATAGAAAGGCAAATAAATCGCTTATATGCGGGTATAACACTAAGGACATCCATAAAATCGTTTAATTATTGTTTAATATATAGCAGGAAGGAGCCAACAGCATGCAATGGAAAGGCAGAAGAGCGAGCAGCAATGTGGAAGATAGGAGAGGGATGGGCGGAGGAGGCATGCTAATGGGCGGCGGCCTTGGCGGTATTATCCTATTAGTGATCATGACTTTCCTTGGCGGAGGCGATATGGGGGACGTTGTCAACAATATGACAAATGGCGGAAACCAGTCACCTGCTCCATATGAGCAGACAGCACAGGAAGAGGAACTTGCCCAATTTGTTTCAGTGGTCCTTGCTGATACAGAGGAAGTATGGTCCGAGGTATTCGCGGAACAAGGCATGGAGTATCAAGAGCCAACACTTGTTTTGTATTCCGGCAGTGTCCAGTCAGCCTGTGGAATGGCTGGCTCGCAGGTAGGCCCTTTTTATTGTCCGGGTGACCAAAAACTCTATATTGATCTCAGTTTCTACAATGAGCTTCAAACAAAATTCCAGGCACCTGGTGATTTTGCGATGGCTTATGTGATCGCCCATGAAGTTGGTCACCATGTTCAGACTTTATTAGGAACGACCGATAAACTGAATTCACTTCGCGGTCGTCTGGACCAGACAGAATTTAATAAATATCAAGTCCGATTTGAGCTGCAAGCTGACTATTTAGCAGGAGTATGGGCTCATCATGCTCAGGGAATGGGCGTCGTGGAAGAAGGTGACCTTGAGGAAGCTATGAATGCTGCCAGTGCGGTCGGGGATGATACGATACAGAAGCGATCACAGGGCTATGTCGTTCCCGAAAGCTTCACACACGGTACGTCAGAGCAGAGGAAAAGCTGGTTCTATAAAGGCTATAAAGCTGGCAACCTTAAACAAGGTGATACGTTTAACACAAGAGAATTTTAGGTACAGATAAGCATAGACCTTTTTGGTCCATGCCATCAAG
This DNA window, taken from Mesobacillus boroniphilus, encodes the following:
- the ypfJ gene encoding KPN_02809 family neutral zinc metallopeptidase, with the translated sequence MQWKGRRASSNVEDRRGMGGGGMLMGGGLGGIILLVIMTFLGGGDMGDVVNNMTNGGNQSPAPYEQTAQEEELAQFVSVVLADTEEVWSEVFAEQGMEYQEPTLVLYSGSVQSACGMAGSQVGPFYCPGDQKLYIDLSFYNELQTKFQAPGDFAMAYVIAHEVGHHVQTLLGTTDKLNSLRGRLDQTEFNKYQVRFELQADYLAGVWAHHAQGMGVVEEGDLEEAMNAASAVGDDTIQKRSQGYVVPESFTHGTSEQRKSWFYKGYKAGNLKQGDTFNTREF